One part of the Mariniblastus fucicola genome encodes these proteins:
- a CDS encoding DUF1549 domain-containing protein, which produces MKHPITILLLLLANVCFAQDQAADFVTFRNDVLPVLSKMGCNSGACHGALAGKGGFRLSLHGYDPKSDHFNITREARGRRLEPSDPGRSLLLTKPTGVVPHKGGVRFLEDSDAYRILQAWIASGNSAPTPADPEVLRVEIKPDASTIKKGDAENLRVVAHFSDGTDRDVTPWAKFTSANGAVTEVDQAGRVSVIGHGESAVTAWYSSKIGIARVTSPFPNQVDGELFASSPKVNFIDELVLEQLQRLNLPPSPPASDEVFLRRVFLDTIGKLPTPAERDEFLSSDDADKKSKLIDELLQRPEFVDYWTYQWSDLLLVNGTKLRPKAVEAFYEWIRKNVEANTPWDQFVREILTAKGSSVENGATNFYALHQDPENMAENASQAFLGLSIACAKCHNHPLEKWTNDQYYAFANMFSRVRAKGWGGDARNGDGVRTLFLTSTGELIQPITGKAQPPAPLDGEPLEFDDVRDRREPLADWMTSPENPYFARSITNRVWSRFFAVGLVEDVDDLRVSNPASNEKLLSATASYLIEKDFDLKELMRAILNSATYQRSSETAPGNGTESRFYSRYYPRRLMAEVLLDAVSDATDVPTEFKEILLPGQGVKKIETPYPKGTRAIQLYDSAVKSRFLKTFGRNDREITCECQRTDEPSMVQVLHIANGDTLNEKLESKDNRVDKLMAEFDDDRELIRQAYLLTLVREPTEEESAALLAAMSSATETAGGSNRRELVEDLFWSLMSSREFLFNH; this is translated from the coding sequence ATGAAACATCCAATCACCATTCTGCTTTTGTTGCTCGCAAACGTTTGCTTTGCACAAGACCAGGCCGCGGACTTTGTGACCTTTCGCAATGACGTCTTGCCAGTTCTGTCAAAAATGGGCTGCAACTCGGGCGCCTGCCATGGAGCACTTGCCGGCAAGGGCGGATTTCGACTTTCGCTTCACGGCTACGATCCCAAGTCCGATCACTTCAACATTACTCGCGAAGCCCGCGGACGACGTCTCGAACCCTCCGACCCCGGACGCAGTCTGCTGCTCACCAAACCGACCGGAGTGGTGCCTCACAAAGGCGGCGTTCGATTTTTAGAAGACTCCGACGCGTATCGAATTTTGCAAGCCTGGATCGCGAGCGGAAACAGCGCACCGACGCCTGCGGATCCTGAAGTTTTACGCGTCGAGATCAAGCCTGACGCTTCCACGATTAAAAAAGGAGACGCCGAGAACCTTCGCGTCGTCGCACATTTCTCTGACGGAACCGATCGAGACGTCACGCCGTGGGCCAAGTTCACGTCTGCGAACGGCGCGGTCACCGAAGTCGATCAAGCCGGAAGAGTATCCGTTATCGGCCACGGAGAAAGCGCTGTTACGGCCTGGTACTCCAGCAAAATTGGCATCGCGCGTGTGACTTCGCCGTTTCCAAATCAGGTCGACGGTGAACTGTTCGCGTCGTCTCCGAAAGTGAACTTTATCGACGAACTTGTACTCGAACAGTTGCAACGATTGAACTTGCCACCCTCTCCGCCGGCGTCGGATGAGGTCTTTCTGCGAAGAGTTTTCCTCGACACGATCGGCAAACTTCCGACTCCGGCTGAACGCGACGAATTTCTCAGCAGCGATGACGCCGACAAGAAATCGAAACTGATCGACGAACTGCTGCAACGTCCCGAGTTCGTCGACTATTGGACCTATCAGTGGTCCGATTTGTTATTGGTTAACGGCACGAAGTTGCGTCCCAAAGCCGTCGAAGCGTTCTACGAATGGATTCGGAAAAACGTTGAGGCCAACACGCCGTGGGATCAGTTTGTCCGCGAGATTTTGACCGCCAAAGGCAGCAGCGTCGAGAACGGCGCGACCAACTTCTATGCGTTGCACCAGGATCCTGAAAACATGGCGGAGAACGCAAGCCAGGCATTCCTGGGGCTATCGATCGCGTGTGCGAAATGCCACAACCATCCGCTCGAAAAATGGACCAATGATCAGTATTACGCGTTCGCGAATATGTTCTCGCGAGTTCGTGCCAAAGGCTGGGGCGGCGATGCCCGAAACGGAGACGGTGTCCGCACGCTGTTCCTGACCAGCACCGGCGAACTGATCCAGCCGATCACTGGAAAGGCTCAGCCTCCTGCGCCGCTTGATGGCGAACCGCTGGAGTTCGATGACGTCCGCGATCGCCGCGAGCCGCTGGCGGACTGGATGACTTCTCCGGAGAACCCTTATTTCGCACGTTCGATTACGAATCGGGTTTGGTCGCGATTCTTCGCGGTCGGCCTGGTCGAAGACGTCGATGATTTACGAGTTTCCAATCCGGCCAGCAACGAAAAACTGCTCTCCGCCACCGCCAGCTATTTGATCGAGAAAGACTTTGATCTGAAAGAGCTGATGCGAGCGATTCTGAACTCGGCGACTTACCAACGCAGCAGCGAAACGGCGCCGGGTAACGGAACCGAAAGCCGTTTCTATTCGCGATACTACCCGCGCCGTTTGATGGCGGAAGTTTTACTCGACGCCGTGTCCGATGCGACGGATGTGCCGACCGAGTTCAAGGAAATTTTGCTGCCGGGGCAGGGTGTCAAGAAAATTGAAACGCCTTACCCGAAAGGTACTCGCGCGATCCAGTTGTACGACTCGGCGGTGAAGTCGCGTTTTTTGAAAACGTTTGGTCGCAACGATCGCGAGATTACTTGCGAGTGCCAACGCACGGACGAACCGAGCATGGTGCAAGTGCTGCACATCGCCAACGGCGACACGCTCAACGAAAAACTGGAATCGAAAGACAATCGCGTCGACAAACTGATGGCCGAGTTCGATGACGATCGGGAACTGATTCGGCAGGCCTATCTGCTGACCTTGGTTCGCGAACCGACGGAAGAAGAATCGGCGGCGCTGCTGGCCGCGATGTCGAGTGCAACCGAAACGGCAGGCGGCTCCAATCGCCGCGAGCTGGTCGAAGATCTGTTCTGGAGTCTGATGAGCAGTCGCGAATTTTTGTTTAACCATTGA
- a CDS encoding DUF1501 domain-containing protein has product MLEFIGKGKSHNCNGTTRRDFLQVGTLGAIGLSLPQLMAAEAAAHMSAADAKGDPHDDRSAIMIFNLGAPSNIDLWDMKPNAPREIRGPFKPITTNNDTFQVSELLPEHAKIADKFSLVRSCHHLGAAVHDAGWQVMQTGRVFQGGVETPHAGSVLEYLRGRKSDLPAHVLLPQKMGRGGGNMPNGQAGGFLGKKFDPFELSADPSKKNFKVPDLLPPEQIGTARLHRRRKMRDIVDQTVRDFEASENARMMEENFHAAYRLMTSKQAREAFDLGQESDKVRERYGMNRFGQCCLLARRLIEAGVRFVTINTFLTVFDEITWDIHGSKPFTSIEGMKKDVCPMYDKAYAALITDLDERGLLDKTLVCNLAEFGRTPRVNPAGGRDHWPQCFSVYFAGGGVQGGRVIGSSDPIGAVPAEDPYQPKDIVATIFKSLGLELETELPGPGGRPFPIVDYGAKAIKGLF; this is encoded by the coding sequence ATGCTGGAGTTCATCGGGAAAGGTAAATCCCACAACTGCAACGGCACCACGCGCCGCGACTTTCTGCAAGTCGGCACATTGGGCGCGATCGGCCTGTCGTTGCCGCAATTGATGGCCGCCGAAGCCGCTGCGCATATGTCCGCGGCCGATGCGAAAGGAGATCCGCACGATGATCGATCGGCGATCATGATCTTCAACCTCGGCGCGCCCAGCAATATCGACCTGTGGGACATGAAGCCCAATGCACCGCGCGAGATCCGCGGCCCCTTCAAGCCGATTACGACCAACAACGACACGTTTCAGGTTTCGGAACTGCTGCCTGAACACGCTAAGATCGCGGACAAATTTTCGTTGGTCAGATCCTGTCATCATCTGGGCGCCGCGGTGCATGATGCGGGTTGGCAAGTCATGCAAACGGGCCGCGTTTTTCAGGGCGGAGTCGAAACTCCGCATGCCGGTTCGGTGCTGGAATATTTGCGAGGCCGGAAATCGGACCTTCCGGCACACGTGCTGCTTCCGCAAAAGATGGGACGCGGCGGCGGCAATATGCCTAACGGACAAGCCGGTGGTTTTCTGGGAAAGAAGTTCGATCCGTTTGAGCTTTCGGCTGATCCGTCAAAGAAAAATTTCAAGGTGCCCGACCTGTTGCCGCCAGAACAGATCGGAACCGCCAGGCTACACCGCCGCCGCAAGATGCGAGACATCGTTGACCAAACAGTGCGTGATTTCGAAGCCAGCGAAAACGCTCGCATGATGGAAGAGAACTTTCACGCGGCGTATCGTTTGATGACCAGCAAACAGGCTCGCGAAGCCTTCGACCTGGGCCAGGAATCGGACAAGGTTCGTGAGAGGTACGGGATGAATCGTTTTGGCCAATGTTGTTTGCTGGCCCGTCGTTTGATCGAAGCCGGCGTTCGCTTTGTGACGATCAACACTTTCCTGACCGTGTTCGACGAAATCACCTGGGACATCCACGGCTCGAAACCGTTCACTTCGATCGAGGGCATGAAGAAAGACGTTTGTCCGATGTACGACAAAGCCTACGCGGCCTTGATTACTGATCTTGATGAACGCGGCTTGCTGGACAAAACGCTGGTCTGCAATCTGGCTGAATTCGGTCGCACGCCTCGAGTCAATCCTGCCGGTGGTCGCGATCACTGGCCGCAGTGTTTTAGTGTTTATTTCGCAGGCGGAGGAGTGCAGGGCGGTCGCGTGATCGGCAGCAGCGATCCAATCGGAGCCGTTCCCGCGGAGGATCCGTATCAACCAAAGGACATCGTCGCCACGATTTTCAAGAGCTTGGGGTTGGAGTTGGAAACCGAATTGCCTGGCCCTGGTGGGCGTCCTTTTCCGATCGTGGATTACGGAGCGAAAGCCATCAAGGGGTTGTTCTAA
- a CDS encoding ankyrin repeat domain-containing protein, whose product MNQRRLFLSGCVAIGALPSVSILSSQDDDSKRLDQEMVNIFVAKSHGDIETIKSLLKKEPALVNCARDWGSGDWETGLGAASHVGRREIATLLLDHGARLDAFAAVMLGMKDVVAEMLKVRKDLHTMPGAHDIPMLCHAIFGKSEAEEVFELLLESGADVNAESKMRMTPLSAAVSVGSAQQVEELLRRGADPKAKNSRDESILDFAMKRDDAKVTALIKDAIAGQKK is encoded by the coding sequence ATGAATCAACGTCGTCTTTTTCTTTCCGGCTGTGTCGCGATCGGAGCCCTGCCTTCGGTTTCAATTTTGTCCTCTCAGGACGACGACTCGAAGCGGTTGGACCAGGAAATGGTCAACATCTTCGTTGCCAAATCACATGGCGACATCGAAACGATCAAGAGCCTGCTCAAGAAAGAACCGGCGCTCGTCAACTGTGCCCGCGATTGGGGAAGCGGCGACTGGGAAACCGGTTTGGGAGCCGCCTCTCATGTTGGCCGTCGTGAAATCGCGACGCTGTTGCTGGACCACGGTGCCAGACTGGATGCGTTCGCCGCGGTAATGCTGGGGATGAAAGACGTCGTTGCTGAAATGCTGAAAGTTCGCAAAGACTTGCACACGATGCCAGGAGCACACGACATTCCTATGCTGTGCCACGCGATTTTTGGCAAGTCCGAGGCGGAGGAAGTGTTCGAGCTGCTGCTGGAAAGTGGAGCCGATGTGAACGCGGAATCCAAAATGCGAATGACGCCACTGAGTGCTGCGGTGAGCGTCGGCAGTGCTCAACAGGTGGAAGAACTTTTACGCCGCGGCGCTGACCCAAAGGCGAAAAACAGTAGAGATGAATCCATTCTGGATTTCGCAATGAAACGCGACGACGCGAAAGTCACCGCGCTGATCAAGGACGCGATCGCTGGCCAGAAAAAGTAG
- a CDS encoding histidine triad nucleotide-binding protein has translation MPDTIFKKIINKEIPANIAYEDDLCIAFHDVQPKAPVHVLLIPKQEIENVAALTENDRDVAGHLLVKVHEVAELLDLENGYRIVANCGADGGQSVDHLHFHILGGRALGWPPG, from the coding sequence ATGCCAGACACCATCTTCAAGAAGATCATCAACAAGGAAATTCCGGCCAACATCGCCTACGAAGACGACCTGTGCATCGCCTTTCATGATGTCCAGCCCAAGGCCCCGGTGCATGTGCTGTTGATTCCAAAGCAGGAGATTGAGAACGTTGCGGCGTTGACCGAAAATGATCGCGATGTCGCTGGTCATCTTCTGGTGAAAGTCCACGAGGTCGCCGAGTTGCTCGATCTGGAAAACGGCTATCGGATCGTTGCCAACTGCGGCGCCGACGGAGGTCAATCCGTTGACCATCTGCACTTTCACATTCTCGGTGGTCGAGCTTTGGGCTGGCCGCCGGGATAG
- a CDS encoding mechanosensitive ion channel domain-containing protein — protein sequence MSHYTLEKSSRFCVWILCVIAFSNGLNAEQQPEADQRSQLKRETSQLAEAIALLPAETADKSQLEQRVSAIDAAITQSAETAGEIARLQEKISNADARSKQLAAEIAELKSADPKAQQDLAKSDLAELKAKQAEVQAELSRLRTESTQLDTAMANVVQSRQKIEQELTNIDARKEQATETTTPVGDSIPERLAKLENSVALYRLSLLRQKLQLQNQWSVVNEQLDIDQQRSELVGLQIKQLEASNTTLTDAIATLRQKEARDMATQASEKASQIRENYPLLASSEDLNVEIADKNQKREKEFADAAQQNRSLLEQLVDVRDKYRDTQARISAIGRSNTVGAMLRKRKSELPSMQKRQQQVSLNRDKIEEIQFDRFQISEQLAELSMETIRKETEVAAGREIALKDWEKLEKPVEQLIERRKESLRSLDKILDRLFLSYLDIETNNSRLSDVVSRFNDYINERILWLRSNKLLFSELKIDEADKVLLSPKDWVQNHQLTLHSFRSRSWLFGPGAILIIALLVLRSRMRRRVDAFGVTASRGSCATFWPTGRAAILTLLISVTIPLIAVGAGLGFRQTMHSGSVLFEGLANALVTAGLFALPLEVLRRVCRKNGLAPKHFDWPDEAVGKLKRHLSWYVLPASMLVFAVSLLIQLDTAHRVDLPERILFVIAMLLTTLLVHRIFSPATGIFSQYLKRRENSWANQTSATWFTLILLVPVSMALLAIVGYYYTAINLTRCLCFTFAFGVSVELIRALIRRFVLVRRRAAHIESARRKRAAEIEAEKEARKKAAAERKRRIEAGEEVEDMNPVMSSESLADLQFEKVDIAENAGQANQLIRLLGWTAWLIGLWLVWSDVLPALKALDEYKLWETTQTASAETDASGLSALMPQPAESSSAQSGTDEKTQPSAPSDPLDDGGSTTETTKAKTSAPMILLDPPENDGVSLRDFLVFIVISLLTFFAARNLPNAFEMLFLDELPVDRSARFASKALFSYAIVIIGTALALKTLSINWTSIQWLVTALTFGLAFGLQEIFANFVAGIILMFERPMRIGDLITVDEFTGVVSRIRTRATTIVNWDRKEYVIPNKDFITGRLINWTLSDAINRIQLTVGIAYGSDVAKAKRIIFDICKEHRSIVEEPATSITFEEFADSSLNLVVRTFLGDIDSRLSTVDSLHMRINTAFAENGIEISFPQRDLNLRSIDDDVARYFPGPTGLPGDAPRTAGQSASAKGNSAAHGMDSK from the coding sequence TTGAGCCACTACACCCTTGAGAAAAGTTCACGATTCTGCGTTTGGATACTGTGTGTCATTGCGTTTTCGAACGGACTGAACGCAGAGCAACAACCGGAAGCTGATCAGCGTTCGCAGCTTAAACGCGAAACATCGCAACTCGCCGAAGCCATCGCGCTTTTACCGGCTGAAACGGCGGACAAGTCGCAGCTCGAACAGCGAGTCAGCGCGATCGATGCGGCCATCACTCAGTCAGCCGAAACTGCGGGCGAGATTGCGAGACTTCAGGAAAAAATTAGCAACGCGGACGCAAGAAGCAAGCAGCTTGCAGCCGAGATTGCAGAGCTCAAATCTGCCGACCCAAAAGCACAGCAGGATCTGGCGAAGTCCGACCTGGCTGAACTGAAGGCCAAACAGGCTGAAGTACAAGCCGAGCTCAGTCGCTTGCGCACAGAGAGCACGCAGCTTGATACCGCGATGGCCAACGTCGTCCAATCGCGACAAAAGATCGAGCAGGAATTGACCAACATCGATGCCAGAAAAGAACAGGCGACCGAAACCACGACTCCGGTCGGTGATTCGATTCCCGAGCGGCTGGCGAAACTGGAAAATAGCGTCGCCTTGTATCGACTGTCATTGCTACGGCAAAAACTGCAGCTGCAAAATCAATGGTCGGTCGTGAATGAACAGCTGGACATTGATCAACAGCGAAGCGAATTGGTCGGGCTGCAGATCAAACAGCTGGAAGCATCCAACACAACGCTGACGGATGCGATCGCAACACTGCGTCAAAAGGAAGCTCGGGACATGGCCACACAGGCTTCCGAGAAAGCTTCTCAAATCCGCGAAAACTATCCACTGCTGGCTTCGAGCGAAGATCTCAACGTGGAAATTGCGGACAAGAATCAAAAACGCGAAAAAGAGTTTGCTGACGCGGCTCAGCAGAACAGGAGTCTGTTGGAGCAATTGGTCGATGTGCGGGACAAGTATCGAGACACGCAGGCCCGAATCAGCGCGATAGGACGATCCAACACCGTTGGGGCGATGCTGCGAAAACGCAAATCCGAACTGCCGAGCATGCAGAAACGCCAACAGCAGGTCAGCTTGAATCGGGACAAGATTGAAGAGATTCAGTTCGATCGTTTTCAAATTTCAGAGCAGCTGGCCGAGCTTTCCATGGAAACCATTCGCAAGGAAACGGAAGTCGCCGCAGGCAGGGAAATTGCCCTCAAAGATTGGGAAAAGCTTGAAAAACCGGTGGAACAGCTGATCGAGAGAAGAAAAGAATCGCTTCGTTCGCTGGACAAAATTCTGGATCGACTGTTCCTCAGCTACCTTGATATCGAAACCAACAACAGCCGATTGTCCGATGTTGTCTCAAGGTTCAACGACTACATCAATGAACGAATTTTGTGGCTGCGATCCAACAAACTTCTGTTCAGCGAACTGAAAATCGACGAGGCCGACAAGGTTTTACTTTCGCCAAAAGACTGGGTTCAGAATCACCAACTGACTCTGCATTCTTTCCGGTCACGATCGTGGCTGTTCGGTCCGGGAGCGATTTTGATCATCGCGCTGTTGGTGCTGCGTTCTCGCATGCGACGGCGAGTCGATGCGTTTGGAGTGACGGCAAGCCGTGGATCTTGCGCGACGTTCTGGCCGACCGGGAGAGCTGCGATTCTTACGCTGTTGATCTCGGTAACGATTCCGCTGATTGCCGTAGGAGCCGGTTTGGGTTTTCGGCAAACAATGCACTCGGGAAGCGTGCTTTTTGAAGGCCTCGCGAACGCGCTGGTCACCGCGGGTTTGTTTGCGCTGCCGCTTGAAGTCCTGCGCCGCGTTTGCAGAAAAAATGGACTGGCTCCCAAGCATTTTGATTGGCCCGATGAAGCCGTCGGCAAGCTGAAACGACACCTGTCCTGGTACGTACTGCCGGCATCGATGCTCGTGTTTGCCGTTAGCCTCTTGATTCAACTGGACACCGCTCATCGAGTCGACTTGCCCGAGCGAATTTTGTTCGTGATTGCAATGCTGCTAACAACGTTGCTGGTTCATCGAATCTTTTCGCCAGCGACTGGAATCTTCAGCCAGTATTTGAAACGGCGAGAAAACTCGTGGGCCAACCAGACTTCTGCAACCTGGTTCACATTGATCTTGCTGGTTCCAGTTTCGATGGCGCTGCTGGCGATCGTTGGCTATTACTACACCGCGATCAATCTGACGCGATGCCTGTGTTTTACGTTTGCCTTCGGGGTTTCAGTTGAGCTGATCCGTGCGTTGATCCGTCGATTCGTTTTGGTTCGACGCAGGGCGGCACATATTGAAAGTGCAAGGCGAAAACGGGCTGCTGAAATCGAAGCCGAAAAAGAAGCTCGCAAAAAAGCAGCGGCTGAGCGGAAGCGACGAATCGAAGCCGGCGAAGAAGTTGAAGATATGAATCCGGTGATGTCGTCGGAGTCACTGGCCGATTTGCAGTTCGAAAAAGTTGACATCGCGGAGAACGCCGGACAAGCCAATCAGCTGATACGATTGCTTGGCTGGACAGCGTGGCTGATTGGACTTTGGCTGGTATGGAGCGACGTCTTGCCGGCGTTAAAAGCGCTCGACGAGTACAAGCTGTGGGAAACGACACAGACAGCGTCGGCAGAAACTGACGCTTCCGGGTTATCCGCTCTGATGCCGCAACCTGCTGAAAGCTCTTCGGCTCAATCTGGAACCGACGAGAAAACACAACCTTCAGCGCCATCGGATCCGCTGGACGATGGCGGCTCAACGACGGAAACGACCAAAGCAAAAACTTCGGCGCCCATGATTTTGCTCGACCCGCCCGAGAACGACGGTGTCTCCTTGCGGGATTTCCTCGTGTTCATTGTCATCTCGCTACTGACGTTCTTTGCAGCACGAAATCTACCCAATGCGTTCGAGATGCTGTTTCTGGACGAGTTGCCGGTGGATCGGTCCGCGCGTTTCGCCTCCAAGGCCCTGTTCAGCTACGCCATCGTTATCATCGGCACCGCGTTAGCGTTAAAGACACTGTCCATTAACTGGACCAGCATTCAGTGGCTGGTGACGGCACTGACGTTTGGCCTGGCCTTCGGACTACAGGAGATCTTTGCGAATTTCGTCGCAGGAATCATCTTGATGTTTGAGCGCCCGATGCGTATCGGCGACCTGATCACGGTGGATGAATTCACGGGTGTGGTGTCGCGGATTCGCACCCGAGCAACCACGATCGTCAACTGGGATCGCAAGGAGTACGTGATCCCCAACAAGGACTTCATTACAGGACGCTTGATCAACTGGACGTTAAGCGACGCCATCAACCGGATTCAGCTTACCGTTGGTATCGCTTACGGTTCAGACGTCGCGAAAGCAAAACGCATTATCTTCGACATTTGCAAAGAGCATCGCAGTATTGTGGAAGAACCGGCGACCAGCATTACGTTTGAAGAGTTCGCTGACAGTTCATTGAACCTCGTTGTTCGCACATTCCTCGGAGACATCGATAGTCGCCTGTCGACCGTTGACTCGCTCCACATGCGAATCAACACGGCGTTCGCCGAAAACGGAATTGAGATCTCGTTCCCTCAGCGTGACCTCAACTTACGCTCCATCGACGACGACGTCGCCCGGTACTTTCCCGGCCCAACAGGTTTGCCGGGCGACGCACCACGCACAGCCGGGCAATCAGCGTCTGCGAAAGGGAACAGCGCCGCTCATGGAATGGATTCGAAATGA
- the corA gene encoding magnesium/cobalt transporter CorA: MRRKAVTRSRKRAPHRSQPGAPPGTLVSHHEGETSVEVIAYSSSRFEVWEETEIERLVAKCDAFDVVWINVIGLADLDLIRLIGKTFNIHQLTLEDINNIHQRAKYENFEEYDYFITRMARFDADIENRIETEQLSIILMDKFVLTFQLIEVDCLDPVRRRLKEKSGLIRERGNDYLVYALIDSVIDHYFPIVDQLGDRVTDFDDALQKDETTVSAIEVHQVRRELLSLARLIRPHREMLSRILREPSRFSAQTRLFLNDCMDHALQLGETIETNREICSDLRSYHLALIGNRTNDVMKTLTIVSTIFIPLSFIAGLYGMNFEYMPELKWKLGYFAALGAMAAVAVSLLAWFRSRGWFGT, from the coding sequence ATGAGACGAAAAGCAGTAACTCGTTCCCGAAAACGTGCTCCTCACCGATCACAACCGGGAGCACCTCCAGGCACGCTGGTATCGCACCACGAAGGCGAAACTTCGGTTGAGGTGATTGCCTATTCGAGCAGCCGCTTTGAAGTCTGGGAAGAAACAGAAATCGAGCGTCTGGTGGCCAAGTGCGATGCTTTCGATGTCGTCTGGATAAACGTGATCGGACTGGCGGACCTTGATTTGATCAGGCTCATCGGGAAGACGTTCAACATTCACCAACTGACGCTGGAAGACATCAACAATATCCATCAGCGAGCCAAGTACGAGAATTTTGAAGAGTACGATTACTTTATTACGAGGATGGCTCGCTTCGATGCAGATATTGAAAATCGAATTGAAACGGAACAGCTCAGCATCATTCTGATGGACAAATTCGTGCTCACGTTTCAGCTAATCGAAGTCGACTGCCTTGACCCGGTCCGTCGCCGGCTGAAGGAGAAGTCGGGTCTGATTCGCGAGCGTGGCAATGACTATTTGGTCTATGCGTTGATCGACAGCGTGATCGACCATTACTTTCCGATCGTGGATCAGCTTGGCGATCGAGTCACAGATTTTGATGACGCGTTACAGAAAGATGAAACCACGGTCTCGGCAATTGAAGTTCACCAAGTCCGCCGCGAACTGCTAAGCCTGGCACGGCTCATCCGGCCTCATCGTGAGATGTTGAGTCGGATTCTTCGTGAGCCTTCGCGATTCTCTGCGCAAACGCGACTGTTCCTGAATGACTGCATGGATCACGCTTTGCAATTGGGCGAAACGATTGAGACCAATCGTGAAATTTGCTCGGACTTGCGTTCTTACCATTTGGCCCTGATTGGAAACCGGACGAACGATGTGATGAAGACGCTGACGATCGTGTCCACCATTTTTATCCCGCTCAGCTTCATCGCCGGACTGTACGGGATGAACTTCGAGTACATGCCTGAGCTGAAATGGAAGCTTGGATACTTCGCGGCGTTGGGCGCGATGGCCGCGGTCGCAGTTTCTCTGCTTGCGTGGTTTCGGTCTCGAGGCTGGTTCGGTACATAG
- a CDS encoding exopolysaccharide biosynthesis protein has translation MNKPNLPDKNNDSSDSAPDSLSGLLTHFVDTTEGQDKVKIVHLLDSLDSRSHGPMLLFPAIIAISPIGMVPGMSVITGTLIILIAGQMMFFSGKPWIPDKLEDFEFSREKLTSGVEKTKPWVKMFEKVVYNRFEFLAGGAVIYPIAIISILLALSFYPLAFVPLGVFAPGFAITMFALGLTARDGLLVAFGFVLTAVAIGMVWFAWPF, from the coding sequence ATGAATAAGCCAAACTTGCCAGACAAAAATAATGACAGTTCCGATTCTGCTCCGGACAGTTTGTCCGGACTGCTGACACACTTTGTCGATACGACTGAAGGGCAGGACAAAGTAAAAATCGTCCACCTTTTGGATTCGCTCGACAGCCGAAGCCACGGGCCGATGTTGTTGTTTCCGGCGATCATCGCCATCTCGCCGATTGGGATGGTGCCCGGGATGAGCGTCATTACCGGGACGTTGATCATTCTGATCGCGGGGCAGATGATGTTCTTTTCCGGAAAGCCATGGATTCCGGACAAGCTTGAGGACTTCGAGTTTTCACGCGAGAAGCTGACGTCGGGCGTCGAGAAAACAAAGCCTTGGGTGAAGATGTTCGAGAAAGTCGTCTACAACCGGTTTGAGTTTCTGGCCGGCGGTGCAGTGATCTATCCGATCGCCATCATCTCAATTCTGTTGGCACTGTCGTTTTATCCGCTGGCGTTCGTACCTCTTGGCGTTTTCGCGCCGGGATTCGCGATCACCATGTTTGCCTTGGGGCTGACCGCTCGCGATGGTCTGCTCGTGGCGTTCGGCTTTGTCTTGACCGCAGTGGCGATTGGGATGGTCTGGTTTGCGTGGCCGTTTTGA